A single region of the Gephyromycinifex aptenodytis genome encodes:
- a CDS encoding YggT family protein, translating into MALVVSLILFLIQIYMFVLIARLVVDWIQVFAREWRPRGLLLVIIEGIYSLTDPPLKALRRVIPPVRLGSVMLDLGFIVLWFGLYALSAAVTYIGMQFI; encoded by the coding sequence ATGGCGCTCGTCGTTTCACTCATTCTGTTCCTCATCCAGATCTACATGTTCGTCCTGATCGCTCGGCTGGTGGTCGACTGGATCCAGGTCTTCGCCCGAGAGTGGCGTCCCCGTGGTCTTCTGCTGGTCATCATCGAGGGCATCTACTCCCTGACGGATCCGCCGCTGAAGGCGCTGCGTCGGGTCATCCCACCGGTCCGACTGGGATCGGTGATGCTGGACCTGGGGTTCATCGTGCTGTGGTTCGGCTTGTACGCTCTTTCTGCCGCAGTTACCTACATCGGAATGCAATTCATTTAA